The following DNA comes from Marinilactibacillus sp. Marseille-P9653.
TATTAAGAAAATAGTCACTCAAATTTTATCAGCGAGTACTACTGATTTCTTTGAATGACTATTTTATCATTTATAGTTATTTCTTTTCATTGGCTATTCTGGAGGGTAAGTGATTACCCGCTCTTAAAGCTCCTCTATAAACTTCCATTCTTCTTCCATCAGAAGATCTATAATAGCTTCTGTAATAGCTCAAATATCCTTGATAAAGCTGTCCATTTCTATACTCAGAATGCCAAATCCTATTTGCTCCTATTGCCAATCTATGAACTTCAAAGACCTCTGTTCTAGAAGCGGCCTCTATAGAAATTTCAGCAGCTTCTACGTTTTCCGGGTCCACAAATGACGAAAATAGAGTTAATGTTAATACAGTTCCTAAAATAAATATACCTTTTTTCATTATTAAGTTCCCCCCTAATATTATGTACCCGTATATTATATTTTGTTACTACATTAACATACCATATACTAATTAGAATGAACTGAAATATTCATATAAGAATATTTCATTTCGTAATTTCACTTAATTTAAGAGTTGAAAATATCATGATTTCTATAACTATGATAGCAATTGAAATGATTAGCACAGCAGTATTATATGTTAAAATCAAAGCATTATATAGATGGTTGTGATACCCAATCAGCACGGATCCTATTGAGAAAAAAGTAGGAGGTAAAAGTCCAATAGAACTAAAATAGCCAATTCCTCTAGAATAATAGAGGGTTTCAGAAAAAATAACAGAAATACCTAAGACCAGATTGAGCATCTCCTGGTTAAACAACAAGCTTAATAGGGTAACTCCTCGATTGAACAATAGTGCGCACAAAACAAATAAAGTTAGCGCCTGTCCTAGCCAAATCCCCATCGGATACCGGACAAAAAAACCACCATCTAAGTTGAATCCATATGTTGGAACAGGAATCGACAAAGCACCCATTCCATACCTCGGCATGATTGCCAAAACGAGTGCCAGAGTAGCTGCAATAATTGTTACAGTAACTCCCATCAACACTGCTGCTGTTTTCACCCATAATACTTTCACAAAAGATAATGGTATAGCATTGACGATTGTAAAATGACCTTTGTTCTTAGTAATGCTATCTACACTGAATAAAACTACTAATCCAATCAAAATAAATGGTAGTTCCCCTACTAATAGTCTTTGAATTGTCTGTAGAACCGTCCTTTCTTCTATCACTGCAGGGGTAATATTCTTGGATTCCATATTGATATAACCTTCATACCGACTATTTTTATACCCTACCCAGAAACGTTCTTCTTCTTGAGGATATCGCTCTCCAAAACTGAAATATCTTGGATCAATCGACTGACCGTAACGAGCGAAACGAATCTGATTCTGTACATTCAATGTCTGAGATAAGTAAGTAGGCCAATCTTGCTCTTCTAATGCGTTCAGTTGTGTTTGACTCACTTCGATAATACTCTGCGCACTTGCAAGCGTCCTAGGTCTGTCTGTTCCATATGTATCGATCAGGTAACGCTGTTCTTCTATTCGCTGAGTGATGGCTTCTTCGTCCGCAAATGTTTCGACTGGTGTATAATCAGGCGCTACAAATAATCCATAGTAAAGAGCCCCAAAGAAAAAAAGTAGGAAGAGTAGCTGGTTTTTAAGATTTCGACTAAATAGTTTCCATTCAAGTATAAAATGTGCGTACATAATCTTCTCCCTACTGTTCTTGATGGTAGAACTCACTGTACCATTCTGAAGTTCCAATTCTGCCTACAGTTAAGTCTGTATATCCTCGCTCATAAAAAAAGCTTGTCCATTTTCCAACATCTTGGGCGGTCAATGTTTGGACCGGTATACAAACGAGTCTTCCTGCAATATACTTGGCTCCATCAGGAAGTTGATACTCGTCTTTCATTGCGACAAATATCTTTTCCGGTACCACTACTTTAATATGTATCCCATCTTTATCTCCAGACTCTCTTTTTTCGAGTACAATCTTTCCGTCTTTCAAAAATAAAATACTATCTGCATACAAGTCAAGGTTCTCAAGCAAATGAGAGGCAATCAGAATGATTTTGTTTTTCTCTTTTAGTTCGATCAATATTTTCGTCAATAATTGAACATTATCAGGATCTAATCCATTCATTACTTCGTCCATCAACATTACTTGTGTATCCGCAGCTAGCACCATTGCAAAGCAAAGTCGTTGGCGCATACCCAAAGAATAAGTCTTGACTGGTCTTTTAACATAGTGGCCCATTTCCAACCTTTGAACAATCTCTTGTACTTCTTTGTCAGACCGTTTCCATAAAAGCGCATAATAAGCAATATGTTCCAGACCGGTTAATTCTTGATAGAGATCATCAATTTCTGGCAAAAAGGCAATTTCTTTTCTCATTTTAATTTCCTTTTTTCTTGTACTATAATCCAATTGGTCATCCATAATTATTTGCCCACTATCTGGTTTTAAAAAATTCATAACAATATGAAGCAAGGTCGATTTACCGGTACCATTAGGAGCTACCAGTCCAATGATTTCCCCTTTTTGAACGGTTAAGGAAACGTCATCTAAAATGACTTGATCTTTAAAAGCTTTACTAATTTTTTTGATTTGAAGCATATGTTACCCCTCCTTTTGATAGATTTCGCACTACTCGATACTGTAACTTTTATTCTCCAAGC
Coding sequences within:
- a CDS encoding ABC transporter ATP-binding protein, whose protein sequence is MLQIKKISKAFKDQVILDDVSLTVQKGEIIGLVAPNGTGKSTLLHIVMNFLKPDSGQIIMDDQLDYSTRKKEIKMRKEIAFLPEIDDLYQELTGLEHIAYYALLWKRSDKEVQEIVQRLEMGHYVKRPVKTYSLGMRQRLCFAMVLAADTQVMLMDEVMNGLDPDNVQLLTKILIELKEKNKIILIASHLLENLDLYADSILFLKDGKIVLEKRESGDKDGIHIKVVVPEKIFVAMKDEYQLPDGAKYIAGRLVCIPVQTLTAQDVGKWTSFFYERGYTDLTVGRIGTSEWYSEFYHQEQ